tttttagGTATTGTTCTGGATTGTCAATTGCTACATTAGTATAATGTCAGATTTCCAGAGATTTTGTTTTAAGATCAAATCGGTATCCATCAAATGTGAAAATATAGGCATCATCATTGCAATATAGGAATGACAAGGTTGATTAATTACCTGggtttgcaaacaaaaaaacaatCCCAAGCAGGCCCCCCacacgtcgcaagtcacaagtcacgcgatttttcacgcgaaatatgcgcgtgcgcggttcgtgggattcgaacccacaacctccagcctcgcgcgtagcttccttgccatcccacctacacaccacatctgactatgtaggggatactatccttttgtattaactcgtggggatccttttatcccgatttaatCTCTTTTTCACGACTTATGCGTAACCTTTCTACTTGGTGGTTTAAATAAAGTCATTAATTCTTTCTACTTATGCATGCAGTTGCTGCGAAGGATCTGAACAGTTGTACCTGTTACGACTGCAAGGCCGCCAACAAATAGCAAGGTAAAATTTGTGTCACTTCTTGATGAATTGCTAAAATGACAGATTGTGGGTTGTATGATCAGTGAACAAGCTCGTAGATTTGTATTTAATTCTACAATACTGTAATCAAATTTTAGATGGAAAAGTCGTCAAAGATTGTGGCAAAATGGGATTCATTTGCCGCGaaagctttcaatgacatttGTGTGGAAGAAGTACTTGCTTTCAATCGGCCGCAGCAATGTTTGAATGCGGTGGGATATGCAAACCTTCTTAGAAAGTTTTATGAGCGTACCAAGAGGCCATACGGTGAGAGTCAAATGAAGAATAGGtgggatatattgaaaaaaatgtatacccaATGGAAGACTTTGAACTTGAGATCAACCGGATTGGGAAGAGATCCTGTTACTGGTTGTATTGTGGCTGACGATGAATGGTGGGAAGAACAAAATAAGGTGAGCCCACTAACAATCATACTAGAGATATAGTTCGTATACAcgttgtttatttttttttcaattggagTATAATAGCAAGCTGTTTTGatgatattttacaggctatgcCAGGTTGTATCCGGTTCAGAACAGCTCCGCTTGAATATGAGGATCAGATGCGAATCATGTTCGAATCGGTCATTGTTACAAATGAAACTTCATATGTTCCAAGTGGTGATGGAAACGTTGatgttgatgaacatgatgttgttgatgttgaggGCAACAATGATAGGGAGGCACATAAGACCCCATCCAGTTCTGAGCGGAGGGCTTCAAAAAGGCCAGCTCCTAGTTCccctaaaggaaagaagaagaagacttttaGAGACCAGTGCATGAAGCGGTTGGTCGATGCATATGAGTTGAAAGCTCAAAGTAGTAAACATTCAGCTACTTCACAAGTTGTTGATCATGTTAGAGATGAGATTGGAAGTATGTTGGAGCAAGTCATTAAGGATGGGGCTGAGGAGGGGAGTGATGAACACTTCTATGCCACACAACTTcttcaaaaaaaggaaaatcgtGATGTGTTCATTACATTGAAGACACAAAATGGGAGGTTGAATTGGCTGAGGAGGGCTTGGGAGATAAGGAAGAAGCATTAGGGTGTTGCATTAGTGTGCCATTTCTCTTTCATTTCTCTTATGTTGTGTGAGACATAATTTCACTATTCTAAGTATGCTGTGTGAGACTAAGAACCTTTTATTAGTTGTGTTGTAACAATAAAAATTCATCTGATGACTTGGTTAGTGCTTTTTGACAGGcttgcatttgttttgatgagtaCCTCTAGTGCAACTAGTGAATGTGAAGGCAACAGTGATTCTATTCATACCATGGATGTTGATGAATCTGATGACactgatgatgattacataGTGGCAATGCTTGGTCTGGACTACATGGCATCATCTGgtatgaacaagaagaagattactACTACGATAGCAAGGATGACTGGAATACAGTGGGTTGAGTTGCAACTACAAGATCCAGTGGAGTGCTTTAACATGTTCAGAATGAGGAGGTCAGTTTTCTTAAGCCTTCATGACACTTTGGTGCAAGATTATGGGTTGAGATCAAGTAGACAATTTTGTAGCAAGGAAGCACTAGGAATGTTTCTATGGGCTTGTGGTGCACCTCAATCTTTTAGGCAATGCAAGAATAATTTCCATCGCTCATTAGAAACTGTGAGTAGAAAATTTGAAGAGGTTCTTGAATCTATCATGAGATTAGCTGTTGACATTGTGAGGCCTAAGGATCCACAATTTTCTACTATTCATCCTAAACTACAAGAAGCAAGGTTTTGGCctcatttcaaagattgcataggagcaattgatGGTACCCATATACCCGTAACTGTGCCATTAGCTGATCAACCGAAATACATTGGTCGGCATGGGTATCCTTCACAAAATGTCATGGCGgtatgtgactttgatatgcggTTCACATTTGCTGTCACTGGTTGGCCTGGTTCTGTCCATGATACTCGTGTATTATTGGACACGCTTCTCACATACAAGGATCAATTTCCACATCCTCCCGATGGTAAGGACGAGTTATgttgcaatttatttttcagggaatatttgctcattgtgatataacgtataaatataacatgcaggcaagtactatcttgttgactctggatatcctaatagaaaaggatttCTTGCACCCTACAAGGGACAGAGGTATCATGTTTCTGAATGGCAGCATGGTCAGCATCCGGTAGGATTGAAAGAAGTGTTTAATCatgcacattcatcccttagaaatgtgattgagcgatcatttggagttctaaagatgaagtggcgcaTTCTCTTGAATTTGCCCAGTTATCCGGTTAACAAGCAGTCGAAAATTATAGTTGCTTGTATggcccttcacaatttcatcagaGATAGTGCGGTACATGACGTGCATTTTGAAGAGGATTTTGCGGAAGATGATGGTAATCCAACCCAACCTAGCacggatggtggtggtggtggtgctttaggagatgatattgatatgggtgcattgcgtgatgctaTTGCTGTCGCTATGGTTTTATGATTCGTTGTTGTACCCATGatggatgtttccatactagaccgatctatcaatgaatttcatattattgtaatgtaatttctatttaacatactccaaaggcattagaattattgtcttctactcagattcacaataaaaatgagctattttcagccttaggggcattcaggtcaatttaccaacccggacagacaatcgacacaaaataatcaggattgccaaacaccctgcttattcagacagcagcttatccaggcagcaggcttatcagataagcttgcttgtcagataagcgagttccagaaaaacgactccaaacagggcctatacAACGCACCTGGCCGGCCGGCATATTGCATGCATAGCATGCATGCAGTAGTTTTTCTACGCCTGCAGGTACCAGTGGAGAGGCTTAGGTAAATCAcagtcacacacacacacaggaCTACAGGATGTCTGCTGCTCGCTAGTGTAACATCAATGTGCTGTTTGCCTTGCGTACTGCCTGCACAACCGGCACCTCCATGTATTCAGATCTGAAAAGGAATCGATCGACACGCATGTACCCCAGATTACAAAAGGCCGACCGGACTTCATTGTCCCAAAGCATTCGCCAGTACGGTTCGTATGTAAGTCTCGTTTGCCACGGTTTCATGAACCGTGAACAGTGATATACCCATGAgtggcaggaaaaaaaaactactccgTGAGTAAGGCTAGTTTCAATGGGGAGTTTTACCGAAGTTTCATGGTATTAAATTCAATgtcacatcagcaaaattgttgACTTGGTAAGGTAATTAAtagaaggagtttcatcagacGAGAgaagagtttcatccccataacACTCATCTAGCACAGTTACCTAGTTCTCAGTCTAGGTACCTGTGCAACGAAGCTGTATACTGAAACTGCCCTAAGTCCCAAAATGATTCTTCACCCCCTACCTAACCCtaatgcccccccccccctcccccttcaaaaaaaagtttcagttatggatgaggaggaagaagaaaataagataAAGAAGGATGAAGAAAAAAtgagaggaagaaagaagaagaagaaaatgagcCTCCCTGAATTTAACTGGCGCTATTCATCTTATTAGCACCTGAAATCGTGATGTTAATTTTACGTTGTATTCACGGTTGCGCCACGTGTTGTTGATTAGTCCATTCATCCTAGTGGTACCTGCAATCGTGATGTTAATTTTACGTTGATTACGATAGAGCATGAGCCAGATAAATTATATCGGACCCCGCCGCGCGACTTATACTGGAAATGCCACTGAAATAGGCCATACAATCCTGATGGACATTATGTACAAAAAATGCAATCCTGAAGGATCATGATCGACAGTCAAAGTACAACGCTGCTGCTAGTTCCTAGCAAACCGCACGCGCGGGCGGTTGGGAGTTGGGACCCCCGGAATCCCGCTTCCAACGCAGCATTCCACCCCGTTCGTTCTTCCCATGCTCCCGAACAGGCTGCTACACGCCTgcacgcgcggcgccgccgcggccgcggacgaTGAGACCCGGTGTGAAAAGCGGACGCCGTGGCgagccggccgcgcgcgcgggaTTAGCCAGCAAGCACACGGCGAGCTACGAGGCGAGGCGCgggggcaggcaggcaggcaaatTCCTAGATCAAACCAGAGGGAGGAGCGGAACCCCCTGCCGCGCGCGGCGGGGCAAGGCGCAGAGGTCTCCGCGCACGCGTGCGCGCCCGCAACAGGAATCGAGCCTTCCTTCCCTGGCTCCCTGCGGCCTTCGGGATGGCGACCCGACCGGGGGCCGCGCGTCCCGAGGTGGGTGCCGGCGGGAGCCCCGGCCTGCGCCTCCCGGCCCGAGCAGATCacgcgccccggccggccggccggccggctcccCCTGTCGCCCCGCGGACGACGCGGCACACGGGGGGCACGAACGCGCGCGGCACACGCGGGGGTAGATGCGGATTTCGGAGCGGATCGGAGGAGCCTGGCTTGCCGATCAACGACCATGTAATGTCTGGATGGAAAAGGCGTGGGATTTGTTTAGTGCCCGTGTGTTGTGGCTTGGCTTGGCCTTTGGCAATTCCGTTCTGCATGCGTCCGGTGTCTCTTTCCTTCGAGCCGTTTCTTGGCTGGTTCGTTCGGAGTGTGTCCCTCCCTGGTGGGTGGTGGCCAGCCTCGGCGACCGCGAGACCACATGTGGACATGCATGCTGGATTTGGGTTCACCTTTTTCTGTCCAGGGTGGGGGTGTGTAAAGTCGGCCGGAGTACGTCGGGTAGTACAATACTCCATATAGCGTGTTGCTTGGCCCCACCACCTAGAACTACAAGTCAACGGCCCGTGGGATGTATCAGTCCTTCAAGTGGAGTTTGGCATGCTGTGTCCTGCATGAAACCAAAATTTTCTTTAACGGCGTAAATTTCATTTCACTGTACATACATTGTATTTTCTTAAAACTAATCCCCACTATCTTAATTACTAGTAGTTGGCTAAATCAGCCGGCCATTCATGATCTAACGACTCTtatctttccttcttttctgaTTCGGTGACAATTCCATTTTCTTCTAGTTTTGCGACAACTTCTCTATTCACCATATATAACATTACGTTCACCCGCCCTATTGGCTTCTTAGCGGAGGCATCTCGCCATCCTTTCCACGCACGCTAACCAATCCATTTTTTGTGCTTTTCTGCCGCCGATACTAGCCACCGATCTTCCTCCACTAGCCTAGAAATGAAACCATGATCATtactttattaaaaaaaacaccATGAGCATTATTACTTATGAGCAAAAAAAATGTTACGCATTTCGCCTAGAAATAAGTGATGTTAATTTTGCGGTTTTGTTTCAGCATTTTAAACTTTTGATTACAACCTAGCAATGTGTTATTTTTTCACTGGTAGGTGCTGTCATTGTCATTGGTAGTGCTGTCGATAGCGAGATGTTTGTGGTTATTTCGTCAATCTCAAAATATGTCAGCCCAATCTCTCTCTCAGACGTGGTGATCTCATATGGTAGGATAATTGATCTCATAATTGATCTCATAATCTCTCATCTCATAATGGTAGGATAATTGATCTCATAATCTCTCAGACGCGTAAGTGAATGTTTATATCtgaatatttttagaaaaatacttGAATGCACTTAATGGTTGTAACTCTTATTAATCTTTTTATAGGTTGTTGTATCACTTATTTCGTCCTTTATGACCTACTCCTTCCGTTACAAAATgcaggtcattttaacttttctaggtatataaattttactatgtatctagacataaccctatatttagggggtggtatccaaacactccctaagggcctgtttggctcccaccggttaaagtttagcacctgtcacatcaaatgtttgatactaattaggagtattaaacataggctaattacaaactaattgcacagatggagtctaattcgcgagacgaatctattaagcctaattagttcatgatttgataatgtggtgctacagtaaccatttgctaatgatggattaattaaccttaatagattcgtctcgcgaattagcacggaggttctataattagttttataattacatatttagtcattctaattagcatccgttATTCAACATGGCACTGCTAAACTtagtttagcacctggtatcaaataccctcTAAATAACCCGATCCCTGGCAGCACCTTGCTGGTATACCATCCATTACAACTCGAAGTCTATGCTCCGGCTTCCCTATCAAAATACAACCGTCAGAAGAACAAAGCTACTCCACATAATTTATTAAccctgctgctgcctgctgtctccctcaccagtcaccacatcactcccgctctctctctctctctctcgacctCCCACTATAACTACCCCTTGCCAACCACGGCACCTCACCCCAAACCAGCAGTAGCCAAGAACAGAAGTAAAGCTGCAGGGAGAGTGAGTGTACTAGAGCAAGAAACCaccccatccatccatcgatcCTTCCATGGAAGACCCCTACACGAGCTTCTTCAAGAACCcctactactactacaccaCCTCCTTCCCCGCTGCTCCGGCTCCccatctccctcctcccctcccaccGTACAACGCCTTCTaccccggcgtcgccgccgccgcgcctcagTACCCGGCCTGCTTCTTCCAGTCGCAGCCGACGACGCTGCCGCCTCTCCATGACAGCCCTCCCTCGCCTCCTCTCCGAGAGGCGCTGCCCCTCCTCTCCCAGTCGCCCACGCGCGGGCACGGCGCCTCCCGGCCGCACGTAGCGGCggactccgacgacgacgacgacgccgatgACTTCCTGCGTGAGGTCGTCGTCAGCTCCGCGACCCATTCTGCGCGCGCGCCGCTCTTCGCCGACCTCAACTGCATGCCCTCCTGCTGCGACGACGGCGACCCTATGGACGTggaggcggccggggcggagtCCACGGACGACGCCGCGGTCGCTCTGCGCATCGGCCTGCCGGCGGCGCCCGTgaacggctgcggcggcgcggaggccgacCTCCTGTCCGGGCTCTCCGGCAGGGCCTGCGGTGGCATggagcccgaggaggatgaggaggagtgCAAGGTGgacaccggcgccggcgacggcgacgaggtggtGCCGCTAGGGTTCGCGTCGACGCCCATCGGGAGGCTCAACAAGGGGCAGTACTGGATCCCGACGCCGGCGCAGATCCTCATCGGGCCCACCCAGTTCTCGTGCCCCGTCTGCTACAAGACCTTCAACCGATACAACAACATGCAGGTCAGTGCCATGCCGGCATGCCCATGCTCACCCATACCTAATAAATCCAATTGTTCTTCTTGTTCCAGCCTTGCTGTGCTGGTCCTGTGTGTTCGTCGTCGTCACCTAGTTTGGTTCTTGGATCGATTGGCCATCATGTTCCTGTCCGGCAAGGTAGCTTTGGAGCTAGTTGCATGCCATGAAACAGACTCAAGCCCAGAGGCTGATGCACAGTGGCTGGCTTTTGCGTGATTGAACTAGACTGGCATGCCAGGGGAAGCCATGCATGCAGGCATGCATCTTTATGCTTTTCTTGGGTGCTTGCCTTTTGAAGATTCATATGAGTGGTGTGGGAGCAGTGGAGATCCCAGGGAAGATTTCACCTTTGCTTCTCTCTCTATCTTAGCTCTGATCCATCTGGTTACTTTCTAGTTTTCCCAGTACCAGGCCACTAGCACACGGTGCTGATCACTCATGGGTCATTGGGGGCTCATGAGATTTGGCAGATATACGGGTTGGTTCAGGGAGCTTTCATGGTTTGGAAAGCATAAGATTGTGTGGCATGATGGCCTGCCGCATGGCAGTCTACTCCCGCACTCCTCCCAAGAACACAAAGAGATCTGCAGTGTTCTTCCTGTAGCCAGCCATAGTGCCACTCTGGTTGCGCTTCTTTAAAGAAGCAACACCAACACAAAACACACACAAGCAAAGGCTTTCATCAGTTGCCAGAGTAGTAGAGTGTAGAGCCCCTCAAACATCACTGCACCTTCTATGGTTGCAACTGATTACCACTGCTGCAAGAAAAAAGTCTGTGCTGGAGAACAAGGGACTGGGGTTCATACAACTGCAAACAACCTAGCTAGGAGTACAATTTGAAACATGCATATACACCATACAGTGCAAGGCATCAGTGGGTTCAGTGCATTAATAGCTATGTAGACCGTAGACCCACATGATTACGCCACCAAACACTGCTTAAATGAAGAAAATTCAACATGTGATATGATTTTAAACTTGCCTATAGTAGATAGCTCCATTTCCATTTCGACATGAATATTGTTGCTCATCTCCTGCTCTCGATCTGATCAATACTCGATGCGGCAATGCAGATGCACATGTGGGGGCACGGGTCGCAGTACCGCAAGGGCCCGGAGTCGCTGCGCGGCGTGCAGCCGACGGCGATGCTCCGGCTGCCGTGCTACTGCTGCGCGCCGGGCTGCCGCAACAACATCGACCacccgcgggcgcggccgctcaAGGACTTCCGCACGCTGCAGACGCACTACAAGCGCAAGCACGGGCTGAAGCCCTTCCTGTGCCGCAAGTGCGGCAAGGCCTTCGCCGTCAAGGGCGACTGGCGCACGCACGAGAAGAACTGCGGCAAGCTCTGGTACTGCCTCTGCGGCTCCGAGTTCAAGCACAAGCGCTCGCTCAAGGACCACGCCAGGGCcttcggccacggccacggcgccTTCGGCTGCAacatcgacggcggcgccgacgggctcgatgacgacgacgagggcgcCGTCTCCGAGATCGAGCaggactgc
The genomic region above belongs to Setaria italica strain Yugu1 chromosome VI, Setaria_italica_v2.0, whole genome shotgun sequence and contains:
- the LOC101771139 gene encoding zinc finger protein WIP2 translates to MEDPYTSFFKNPYYYYTTSFPAAPAPHLPPPLPPYNAFYPGVAAAAPQYPACFFQSQPTTLPPLHDSPPSPPLREALPLLSQSPTRGHGASRPHVAADSDDDDDADDFLREVVVSSATHSARAPLFADLNCMPSCCDDGDPMDVEAAGAESTDDAAVALRIGLPAAPVNGCGGAEADLLSGLSGRACGGMEPEEDEEECKVDTGAGDGDEVVPLGFASTPIGRLNKGQYWIPTPAQILIGPTQFSCPVCYKTFNRYNNMQMHMWGHGSQYRKGPESLRGVQPTAMLRLPCYCCAPGCRNNIDHPRARPLKDFRTLQTHYKRKHGLKPFLCRKCGKAFAVKGDWRTHEKNCGKLWYCLCGSEFKHKRSLKDHARAFGHGHGAFGCNIDGGADGLDDDDEGAVSEIEQDCAAAAACGRSAR